A genomic window from Pseudodesulfovibrio alkaliphilus includes:
- a CDS encoding response regulator — translation MAKHILIVDDSKTVRNLVAFIMKKEGFKVTTAEDGLDGLEKLYSATGVDLIVSDINMPRMDGLTFIKTVREQEAYRDIPIVVLSTEGQDRDIQTGLTVGANLYMVKPAQPEKLVRNVKMLLG, via the coding sequence ATGGCGAAGCATATTCTGATAGTGGACGACTCAAAGACGGTGCGCAACCTGGTCGCCTTCATCATGAAGAAGGAGGGATTCAAGGTCACTACCGCCGAAGACGGTCTGGACGGCCTGGAAAAGCTCTATAGCGCCACCGGGGTTGACCTCATTGTTTCGGACATAAACATGCCCCGCATGGATGGCCTGACGTTCATCAAAACGGTCCGGGAGCAGGAGGCGTACAGGGACATTCCCATCGTGGTCCTCTCCACCGAGGGGCAGGACAGGGATATTCAGACAGGCCTGACCGTGGGAGCGAATCTTTACATGGTCAAGCCCGCCCAGCCCGAGAAGCTGGTGCGCAACGTCAAGATGCTGCTTGGATGA
- a CDS encoding chemotaxis protein CheA, whose product MSQDFLDPEILADFFVEAKEHLETIEPNLLELEKAPDNLGLLNEIFRPMHSLKGASGFLGLNRINGLAHKAENILDELRQGSMRVTGGIMDLILSATDALRTMVDNLESSGVEGDVDTAPIIARIEAALAGTLDGGDAPQVSPTANTAALDGPAAVDPYVGKVSAAKPQADEVVSEPQPASQAVNTESVAMTASFHPLPDPDFDDAPYGLSTVGEGHLADFLEEAAEIIENLNRCLLALEGSPDDSEEMINDTFRYFHNLKGNSGIIGFKELNSLTHEAETLLNKVRKGDMECSQGLIDLLLSSVDLIEELVGKVDVETNRVTPMDTSVMAQLLQKVTEEGNVAAVAEALAAIKGEHHVPAGVAAPSVPPAREPEKPVSVDAGTGAVSPSDYDPEDVTLFLQTIHQQLQSAATALIMLREDAGQPDIVDGLFRTFQTIQNSAGYMGLAEIKEYSARTVGLVDQGRKSNIDFSLMLDILDQEFSILKDMLLKAMADISGEPVPDPTSDLVAAKGKPAVKPAAKPAPVAPKAPPKPAPPVRPEPSFEDEPDDAVAVMAVPQTRPAGPSEPVSKPARPAAKAPMSNASSIVASGAGAAAAAQQAKPKASSTIRVDHHKLDHLMNVIGELIINRNRYAMLARALEDGHEDVHVVAQQLTETTYAMARISDDLQDTIMKVRMVPVQTVFSRFPRLVRDLSRKSGKQVELIMEGEETEFDKSVVEEIGDPLVHLVRNAVDHGLEDEEERIKAGKKPKGHVWLRAYHKGNSVAIEVEDDGRGIDPEKLKQVAIRKGVITAEEANAMDDREALDLIFAPGFSSAEKVTDISGRGVGMDVVKTNIKNLKGSVNTQSEVGKGTKLTLTLPLTLAIIDALMVQVAGETFAIPLDAVSETTKIETVKLSDVNNRKAVTLRGEVLGVIELAELLDLPQSMDERDVLPMVVIHDNDRRLGLVVDRLLERQEIVIKPLGQYLNNFNLKGLSGATIMGDGSVVLILDPHEIYSLSTQLGRKEAAAPALPGGK is encoded by the coding sequence ATGAGCCAGGACTTTCTCGATCCAGAAATTTTAGCCGATTTTTTTGTTGAGGCGAAAGAGCACTTGGAGACCATTGAGCCCAATCTGCTCGAACTGGAAAAGGCGCCGGACAATCTTGGGCTGCTCAACGAGATATTTCGTCCCATGCACTCGCTCAAGGGTGCCTCCGGGTTTCTCGGCCTCAACCGGATAAACGGTTTGGCCCACAAGGCTGAGAATATCCTCGACGAGCTGCGCCAGGGGTCCATGCGTGTCACAGGCGGGATAATGGACCTGATCCTGTCTGCCACGGATGCCCTGCGCACCATGGTGGATAACCTTGAGAGCAGCGGCGTCGAGGGCGATGTGGACACCGCTCCCATCATCGCCAGAATTGAGGCGGCCCTGGCCGGCACCCTCGACGGGGGCGATGCGCCCCAGGTCAGTCCAACGGCCAACACCGCCGCTCTGGATGGTCCGGCGGCAGTGGACCCGTACGTCGGGAAGGTCTCCGCTGCAAAGCCGCAGGCCGATGAGGTCGTTTCCGAACCGCAACCCGCGTCCCAGGCGGTCAATACGGAAAGTGTCGCCATGACAGCATCGTTTCACCCCCTGCCCGATCCCGATTTTGACGACGCGCCTTACGGGTTGAGTACCGTGGGCGAAGGCCATCTTGCGGACTTCCTTGAGGAGGCTGCAGAGATCATTGAAAATCTTAACCGTTGTCTCCTCGCCCTTGAGGGCAGCCCGGACGATAGCGAGGAGATGATCAACGACACCTTCCGCTATTTCCACAACCTCAAGGGCAACAGCGGCATTATTGGATTCAAGGAACTCAACTCCCTGACCCACGAGGCCGAAACCCTGCTCAACAAGGTCCGCAAAGGCGACATGGAATGCAGCCAGGGGCTTATTGACTTGCTCCTTTCGTCCGTCGACCTGATTGAGGAGCTTGTGGGCAAGGTGGATGTGGAGACCAACCGCGTCACCCCGATGGATACTTCGGTCATGGCTCAACTGCTGCAGAAGGTGACTGAGGAGGGCAACGTGGCGGCTGTGGCCGAGGCCCTTGCCGCCATCAAGGGCGAGCACCACGTGCCTGCCGGGGTGGCCGCGCCGTCTGTGCCCCCGGCCAGGGAACCGGAAAAGCCGGTGTCGGTCGATGCAGGGACCGGAGCCGTTTCGCCCTCGGACTACGATCCAGAGGACGTGACTTTGTTCCTCCAGACCATTCATCAGCAACTTCAGAGCGCGGCCACGGCATTGATCATGCTCCGTGAGGATGCCGGGCAGCCGGACATCGTGGACGGCCTGTTCCGCACTTTTCAGACCATCCAGAACTCGGCGGGGTATATGGGCCTTGCTGAAATCAAGGAGTATTCGGCCCGTACTGTGGGGCTGGTGGACCAGGGACGCAAGAGCAACATAGATTTCAGCCTGATGCTCGATATCCTTGACCAGGAATTTTCCATTCTCAAGGACATGCTGCTCAAGGCCATGGCAGACATTTCTGGCGAACCCGTGCCTGATCCAACCAGCGATTTGGTTGCAGCCAAAGGCAAGCCCGCTGTCAAGCCTGCCGCCAAACCCGCGCCGGTCGCTCCCAAGGCCCCGCCCAAACCGGCCCCCCCGGTCCGGCCGGAACCAAGTTTCGAGGACGAGCCCGACGACGCTGTAGCCGTTATGGCCGTGCCCCAGACGCGTCCGGCAGGGCCGTCCGAACCCGTATCCAAGCCCGCCCGCCCGGCGGCCAAGGCACCCATGTCAAACGCTTCCAGCATAGTCGCTTCCGGCGCTGGCGCGGCAGCCGCCGCCCAGCAGGCCAAGCCCAAGGCATCAAGCACCATCCGGGTGGATCACCACAAGCTCGACCATCTGATGAATGTCATTGGCGAGTTGATCATCAACCGCAACCGCTATGCCATGCTCGCCCGGGCCCTTGAAGACGGGCACGAGGATGTGCATGTGGTGGCCCAGCAGTTGACCGAGACCACCTACGCCATGGCCCGTATTTCCGATGACCTTCAGGACACCATCATGAAGGTCCGCATGGTTCCGGTGCAAACCGTGTTTTCACGTTTTCCCCGACTGGTGCGCGACTTGAGCCGCAAGAGCGGCAAGCAGGTGGAGCTGATCATGGAAGGCGAGGAGACGGAATTCGACAAGAGCGTGGTCGAGGAGATCGGCGATCCGCTGGTGCATCTGGTGCGCAACGCCGTGGACCATGGCCTGGAGGACGAGGAGGAGCGCATCAAGGCGGGCAAGAAGCCCAAGGGCCATGTCTGGCTGCGCGCCTACCACAAGGGGAATTCCGTGGCCATTGAAGTGGAGGACGACGGGCGCGGCATCGATCCCGAGAAGCTCAAGCAGGTGGCCATCCGCAAGGGCGTTATCACTGCCGAGGAGGCTAACGCCATGGACGACCGTGAGGCCCTGGACCTCATTTTCGCGCCGGGTTTCTCCTCGGCGGAGAAGGTTACGGATATTTCGGGGCGCGGCGTGGGCATGGACGTGGTCAAGACCAATATCAAGAATCTCAAGGGCAGCGTCAACACCCAGTCCGAGGTGGGCAAGGGAACCAAGCTGACTCTGACCCTGCCTTTGACCCTGGCCATCATCGACGCTCTCATGGTCCAGGTGGCGGGCGAGACCTTTGCCATCCCCCTGGACGCGGTTTCGGAAACCACCAAGATCGAAACCGTGAAGCTCTCGGATGTCAACAATCGCAAGGCAGTCACTCTGCGCGGCGAGGTGCTCGGCGTCATCGAACTGGCTGAACTCCTCGATCTGCCCCAGTCCATGGACGAGCGCGATGTGCTGCCCATGGTGGTTATCCACGACAACGATCGCCGACTCGGTCTGGTGGTGGACCGTCTGTTGGAGCGTCAGGAGATCGTCATCAAGCCTCTGGGGCAATATCTCAATAATTTTAACCTTAAGGGTCTCTCCGGCGCGACCATCATGGGCGATGGCTCTGTGGTCCTCATCCTTGATCCCCACGAGATATACAGCCTCTCGACCCAACTCGGGCGCAAGGAGGCTGCGGCCCCGGCCCTGCCCGGCGGCAAATAG
- the ybgF gene encoding tol-pal system protein YbgF: MKYITLGLFVACSLLAGGCTAARQNAATTEASTEWRIKSLEESFLNFREEQRRQADVNAETAEAMDRRLASIEADLAVLRGGEVVVPASGRTVPSGTDESHGHISEPDDIVPEGEGWVSDAPLAEASPMPPVAESDEDKPWATVPGPPAVIPEPTVIERPAAPSAAKTPARTPSRSQAPVAGAQALYDAALAKYNSGDFVGSRTAFDEFLAKYPNHALAPNSLYWKGETYYSQKDYAQAILTFREVTSRFPKHAKAASALLKTGMSYDRVGDRDNAVFYLRALIEDFPASAPAALGRRELSRLGG; encoded by the coding sequence ATGAAATACATCACGCTCGGCCTGTTTGTCGCATGCAGCCTGTTGGCTGGCGGCTGCACAGCCGCCCGGCAGAACGCGGCCACTACCGAGGCGAGCACCGAATGGCGCATCAAGAGCCTTGAGGAAAGTTTTTTGAATTTTCGCGAGGAGCAGCGCAGACAGGCGGATGTGAACGCCGAGACAGCCGAGGCCATGGACCGGCGGCTGGCTTCCATTGAGGCCGATCTGGCTGTGCTTCGGGGCGGCGAGGTGGTTGTTCCTGCCTCCGGCAGGACCGTTCCATCAGGGACGGACGAGTCCCATGGACATATCTCCGAACCGGACGATATTGTGCCCGAGGGTGAGGGATGGGTGAGCGATGCGCCTTTGGCCGAGGCATCCCCCATGCCCCCTGTCGCCGAGAGCGATGAGGACAAACCATGGGCCACGGTGCCCGGCCCTCCTGCCGTCATCCCCGAACCCACGGTCATTGAGCGGCCAGCCGCTCCAAGCGCTGCCAAGACTCCGGCGCGGACTCCGTCACGGTCCCAGGCTCCTGTTGCGGGTGCCCAAGCCCTGTACGACGCCGCGCTGGCCAAGTACAACAGTGGCGATTTCGTTGGTTCGCGCACCGCTTTTGACGAATTTCTCGCAAAGTATCCCAATCATGCGCTGGCTCCCAACTCCCTGTATTGGAAGGGGGAAACCTACTATTCCCAAAAGGACTACGCTCAGGCCATTCTGACTTTTCGCGAGGTCACCAGTAGGTTTCCCAAGCATGCCAAGGCGGCCTCGGCCCTGCTCAAGACAGGCATGTCCTATGACCGGGTGGGGGACCGGGACAATGCGGTGTTTTATCTCCGTGCATTGATTGAGGATTTTCCCGCATCCGCGCCCGCCGCGCTGGGGCGTAGAGAACTGAGCCGCCTGGGAGGGTGA
- the dprA gene encoding DNA-processing protein DprA codes for MDQDKEYFACLALRHTPRLGPKVWKSLFSHYSSAFETVQSAKSWPGLELASRPLARDCAAEVWRTAAEEEYRAARRANMRVITWFDSLYPAALREIDDPPCLLYVSGDVSLLANPGVAVVGARECTAMGLEATRRISARLSRIGITIVSGLALGIDRQAHLGGLSGLGSSIAVLGCGLDVDYPYDNLDVRRALDEKGLVVTEFGPGVTPRAGNFPFRNRIISALSLGVLVAEAAHNSGSLITARLAAEQGREVFALPGPLGQPSFTGCHRLIKQGAALVEDAEDIVHILRFDFARELAHIPDLEPDETVVDGAGGGNASGPGKKGRKRKDSTAGKPERQVHEGQEAGAARPRRRTGPDWRTDASLGVEERQLMEVLDGTDRMHIDTLGRTLGWDSPRVSRVLLVLEVRGIVHQLPGMWYLAREGGSDNLSSDRAGVGEEA; via the coding sequence ATGGATCAAGACAAGGAATACTTCGCCTGCCTCGCTCTGCGGCACACCCCGCGCCTTGGTCCCAAGGTCTGGAAATCCCTGTTTTCGCATTATTCATCGGCGTTCGAGACGGTCCAGTCGGCCAAGTCATGGCCCGGACTGGAACTTGCCTCAAGACCTCTGGCCAGGGACTGCGCGGCTGAAGTCTGGCGCACCGCTGCCGAGGAGGAATACCGCGCTGCCCGTCGGGCAAACATGCGGGTCATCACCTGGTTTGATTCTTTGTACCCGGCAGCCCTCAGGGAGATCGACGATCCGCCTTGTCTGCTCTATGTCAGTGGCGATGTTTCTCTCCTGGCCAATCCAGGAGTGGCGGTGGTGGGTGCGCGCGAGTGCACGGCCATGGGCCTTGAGGCCACACGGCGCATCAGCGCCCGGCTTTCCCGCATAGGCATCACAATAGTCTCCGGGTTGGCTCTGGGCATTGACAGGCAGGCGCATTTGGGCGGGCTGTCCGGCCTTGGCAGCTCCATCGCCGTACTCGGCTGCGGGCTGGATGTGGACTATCCCTATGACAATCTTGATGTCAGACGCGCCCTGGACGAGAAAGGACTGGTTGTCACAGAATTCGGTCCGGGCGTCACTCCCCGGGCAGGGAATTTTCCCTTCCGCAACCGGATCATCAGCGCACTGTCTCTGGGCGTGCTTGTGGCCGAGGCAGCTCACAACAGCGGAAGCCTGATCACCGCCCGACTGGCCGCCGAGCAGGGGCGCGAGGTGTTTGCCCTCCCTGGCCCCCTTGGACAACCCTCTTTCACCGGCTGCCATCGACTCATCAAGCAGGGGGCCGCCCTGGTGGAAGACGCCGAGGACATCGTTCATATCCTGCGCTTCGATTTCGCCAGGGAACTGGCCCACATCCCGGACCTCGAACCCGATGAAACCGTTGTTGACGGGGCTGGCGGCGGCAATGCCTCCGGGCCCGGAAAAAAGGGCAGGAAGCGCAAGGATTCGACGGCCGGAAAGCCAGAACGTCAAGTCCATGAAGGGCAGGAAGCGGGAGCGGCCCGCCCGCGCAGACGGACCGGACCCGACTGGCGTACCGACGCCTCGCTCGGCGTCGAGGAGCGTCAGCTTATGGAGGTGCTCGACGGTACCGACAGGATGCACATAGATACTCTGGGGCGGACCCTGGGCTGGGATTCCCCCCGGGTCAGCCGGGTGCTGCTCGTGCTTGAGGTCCGAGGGATCGTTCATCAACTGCCCGGCATGTGGTATCTGGCCAGGGAGGGCGGGTCGGACAACCTGTCGTCCGACCGGGCCGGTGTTGGTGAAGAAGCGTGA
- a CDS encoding HDOD domain-containing protein, whose translation MDDDLKTSVRGEILQVADLPTLPDVLEEVTRLVEDPDASTEAIAKVISRDQVLSAKVLKMVNSPIYGFPGRISSIQHALVLLGFNVIRGIIISTSVFDMMVQNMKGLWEHSLGCATACNIIARRAGFEDPEEYAVAGLLHDLGKVVTAVQLPDLHGAILSTVRDKDVTYLQAEKDVMGFGHDRINAWLARHWGLPPNIREAMARHHAPQLAEFYKPMACVVHLGDFLVRLFEFGNSGDDQTAYLRPEALLELNFKMSDLDKVMDEMAEQFIEVSDVTF comes from the coding sequence ATGGACGACGACCTCAAGACCAGTGTGCGGGGCGAGATTCTCCAGGTGGCCGATCTGCCGACCTTGCCCGATGTTTTGGAAGAAGTGACCCGTCTCGTCGAGGACCCCGACGCCTCCACAGAGGCCATCGCCAAGGTCATCTCACGCGATCAGGTTCTCTCGGCCAAGGTGCTCAAGATGGTCAACTCGCCCATATACGGATTCCCCGGCCGTATCAGTTCCATTCAGCACGCCCTGGTCCTGCTCGGTTTCAATGTCATCCGGGGCATCATCATCTCCACTTCGGTCTTCGACATGATGGTTCAGAACATGAAGGGGCTGTGGGAGCACAGTCTCGGCTGCGCCACGGCCTGCAACATCATTGCCCGCCGGGCCGGATTCGAAGACCCCGAGGAATACGCCGTTGCCGGGCTGCTGCACGACCTGGGCAAAGTGGTCACAGCGGTTCAACTGCCCGACTTGCATGGTGCCATTCTTTCCACGGTCCGAGATAAGGATGTGACCTATCTCCAGGCCGAGAAGGATGTGATGGGCTTTGGCCACGACCGCATCAACGCCTGGCTGGCCCGCCACTGGGGGCTGCCCCCCAACATCCGCGAGGCCATGGCCCGCCATCACGCGCCGCAACTGGCAGAGTTTTACAAACCCATGGCCTGCGTGGTCCACCTGGGCGACTTTCTGGTGCGTCTTTTCGAGTTCGGCAACTCCGGCGACGACCAGACCGCCTATCTGCGGCCCGAGGCCCTGCTGGAACTCAACTTCAAGATGTCCGATCTCGACAAGGTCATGGACGAGATGGCCGAGCAGTTCATTGAGGTTTCGGACGTGACCTTCTAG
- a CDS encoding GGDEF domain-containing response regulator: MIESLEKSLFTRRQTAFLLSPDVSLAAMLRSLWPPDVLGFTVFEKGGRAIEHLFTDPPDLLIVDNRLTDIPATEVANLVKSENVYRQLPVVMCVDPVDVETPWNWNLIEVDDFLVRPFNPSEVRDRINLTLCRAMRALDANPLSKLPGNTSIIQRIQQLIETGEDFALAYCDLDYFKSYNDKYGFSRGDEVLMMTARLIVNTIRSYHGIMSFVGHVGGDDFVFILPPDKVEDACQRIIAAFDDIVPHFYDPDDRKQGAITSVDREGKARVFPLMAVSIAVVVNTGGRLTHYGEVSSIAMGLKKKAKENPRSCYVIDRRQG, from the coding sequence ATGATCGAGTCTCTGGAGAAGTCCCTGTTCACGCGCAGGCAGACCGCGTTTCTGCTCTCGCCCGACGTATCGCTGGCGGCCATGCTCCGTTCCCTGTGGCCGCCGGATGTCCTCGGCTTTACGGTCTTCGAGAAGGGCGGCAGGGCCATTGAACACCTGTTTACCGATCCGCCCGACCTGCTCATCGTGGACAACCGCCTGACCGATATTCCGGCCACCGAAGTGGCCAATCTGGTCAAGAGCGAAAATGTCTACCGCCAGTTGCCCGTGGTCATGTGCGTGGACCCGGTGGACGTGGAGACACCCTGGAACTGGAACCTCATCGAAGTGGACGATTTTCTGGTACGTCCTTTTAACCCTTCAGAAGTGCGCGACCGCATCAACCTGACCCTATGTCGGGCCATGCGGGCACTTGATGCCAACCCGCTTTCCAAGCTGCCGGGCAACACCTCCATCATCCAGCGTATCCAGCAGCTCATCGAGACCGGGGAGGACTTTGCCCTGGCCTACTGCGATCTCGACTATTTCAAGTCCTACAACGACAAGTACGGATTCTCCCGAGGCGACGAGGTGCTGATGATGACGGCCCGGCTCATCGTCAACACCATCCGCAGCTATCACGGCATCATGAGCTTCGTGGGCCATGTCGGCGGTGACGACTTTGTCTTTATCCTGCCCCCGGACAAGGTTGAGGACGCCTGTCAGCGAATCATCGCCGCCTTTGACGACATTGTCCCCCATTTCTACGACCCTGATGACCGCAAGCAAGGCGCCATCACCTCGGTGGATCGAGAGGGAAAGGCCCGTGTTTTTCCTCTCATGGCCGTGTCCATCGCTGTGGTGGTCAATACCGGAGGGCGGCTTACCCACTACGGCGAGGTCTCGTCCATCGCCATGGGCCTGAAAAAGAAAGCCAAGGAAAACCCGAGGAGCTGCTATGTCATCGACCGGCGGCAAGGCTAG
- the xerC gene encoding tyrosine recombinase XerC: protein MSSTGGKASGARRSAKPGGEMLRGFLAHLAVEKGYSDATIRSYGTDIEQFGDFLKRSKHSLEKPERITRDQVRAFLAELHRLRLTKTSMGRKLSSLRSYFRYLLRHRMISTDPTATVRNPKQEKRHPQVLNVDQAVGMMEAALEPDPEGLRDLALAEVLYGSGLRISEAVGLDLNDVDSDVLRVTGKGSKERIVPLSGAAVKRIRRYLEQRHALIGDNYAEQALFLSVRSGKRLNRRQANRIVAKLGALAGLPKDVHPHMLRHSFATHMLEAGADLRSVQELLGHERLTTTQRYTHLDMRHIMQVYDQAHPRAKEDGAGAKQTPQHGEDDGKPDGPSGNPGR from the coding sequence ATGTCATCGACCGGCGGCAAGGCTAGCGGGGCAAGACGCAGCGCCAAGCCCGGCGGCGAGATGCTGCGCGGTTTTTTGGCTCATCTGGCGGTGGAAAAGGGGTATTCCGACGCCACCATCCGTTCTTACGGAACAGATATTGAGCAGTTCGGCGATTTTTTGAAGCGCTCCAAGCACTCCCTGGAGAAGCCGGAGCGCATCACCCGCGATCAGGTGCGCGCTTTCCTGGCAGAGTTGCACCGCTTGCGTCTGACCAAGACCTCCATGGGGCGCAAGCTCTCCAGTTTGCGGTCTTATTTTCGCTACTTGCTGCGCCATCGAATGATCAGTACGGACCCCACGGCCACGGTTCGCAATCCCAAACAGGAAAAACGCCATCCCCAGGTGCTCAACGTGGACCAGGCTGTGGGCATGATGGAGGCTGCCCTCGAGCCCGATCCCGAGGGGCTGCGCGATCTGGCTCTGGCCGAGGTACTCTATGGTTCGGGGCTGCGTATCAGCGAGGCTGTGGGGCTTGATCTCAACGACGTGGACTCCGATGTCCTTCGCGTCACGGGCAAGGGGTCCAAGGAGCGCATCGTGCCCTTGAGCGGGGCGGCGGTGAAGCGCATCAGGCGCTACCTCGAACAACGCCACGCCCTGATCGGGGACAACTACGCCGAGCAGGCGCTGTTCCTGAGCGTTCGCTCAGGCAAGCGCCTCAACCGGCGTCAGGCCAACCGCATTGTGGCCAAGCTCGGGGCATTGGCCGGATTGCCCAAGGACGTGCATCCGCATATGCTCCGCCACAGCTTCGCCACCCACATGCTTGAGGCCGGGGCCGATCTGCGCAGCGTGCAGGAGTTGCTCGGTCATGAGCGGTTGACCACCACCCAGCGCTATACGCATCTGGACATGCGCCACATCATGCAGGTATACGACCAGGCGCACCCACGGGCCAAAGAGGATGGCGCGGGGGCGAAGCAGACACCACAGCATGGAGAAGACGATGGAAAACCCGATGGTCCTTCTGGAAACCCCGGAAGGTGA
- a CDS encoding peptidylprolyl isomerase — MENPMVLLETPEGEILIELFADKAPGTVANFLSYVDDKFYDGTLFHRVIKGFMIQGGGLTFSMAEKPTRDPIPNEAANGLKNVAGTVAVARTADPHSGTSQFFINVDDNPDLDHSGKEDEKYGYCVFGEVVDGMDVAVKISKAKTRSYQGFDDVPVDPVSIITARRFE, encoded by the coding sequence ATGGAAAACCCGATGGTCCTTCTGGAAACCCCGGAAGGTGAGATACTGATTGAGTTGTTTGCCGACAAGGCGCCCGGAACCGTGGCGAACTTTCTCTCCTATGTGGATGACAAGTTCTACGACGGCACCCTGTTTCATCGCGTGATCAAGGGATTCATGATCCAGGGCGGCGGGCTGACCTTTTCCATGGCCGAAAAGCCTACGCGGGACCCGATCCCCAACGAGGCGGCCAATGGGCTGAAGAACGTGGCCGGGACCGTGGCCGTGGCCCGCACTGCCGATCCGCACAGTGGCACCTCCCAGTTTTTCATCAACGTGGACGACAACCCGGACCTGGACCACTCCGGCAAAGAGGACGAGAAATACGGGTACTGCGTGTTCGGCGAGGTGGTGGACGGCATGGACGTGGCCGTGAAGATCAGCAAGGCCAAAACCCGCAGCTACCAGGGGTTCGACGATGTCCCCGTGGACCCCGTGTCCATTATCACGGCCCGCCGTTTCGAGTAG
- a CDS encoding NAD(P)H-dependent flavin oxidoreductase yields the protein MALPNLKFGELTARLPIIQGGMGVGISLSGLASAVANEGGVGVIATSMIGMRDPKRAKDPEGADRRGLIDEIRKARAKMTDGLLGVNIMCALTNYGDMVRTSLRERVDVIISGAGLPLDLPGYLRDVSQELKEDMRTKLVPIVSSGRAAGILCRKWLNKFGYLPDGFVVEGPKAGGHLGFKAEQLDDPDYQLEKLVSEVIEAVTPYREQHHKEIPVIAAGGVYTGEDIARFLEMGASGVQMGTRFVATHECDADERFKRAYIEARQEDVTIIKSPVGMPGRALKNSFLDAVSTGLKHPRKCVHKCLHSCAEDKSPYCIAQALVNAYKGKLKNGFAFAGANAYLVDKIVTVKELMNSLKDEFERFRK from the coding sequence ATGGCACTTCCGAATCTTAAATTCGGTGAGTTGACCGCCCGGCTTCCCATAATCCAGGGAGGCATGGGGGTCGGCATATCCCTTTCAGGCTTGGCGAGCGCCGTGGCCAACGAGGGCGGAGTCGGCGTTATCGCCACATCCATGATCGGCATGCGCGACCCAAAGCGCGCCAAAGACCCCGAGGGCGCCGACCGGCGCGGGCTCATCGACGAGATCCGCAAGGCCAGGGCCAAGATGACCGATGGCTTGCTGGGCGTGAACATCATGTGCGCTCTGACCAACTACGGCGACATGGTCCGCACTTCCCTGCGCGAGCGCGTGGATGTCATCATCTCGGGAGCTGGGCTGCCCCTTGATCTGCCCGGATATCTGCGCGACGTGTCGCAGGAACTCAAGGAAGACATGCGCACCAAACTGGTGCCCATCGTCTCCTCGGGCCGTGCGGCAGGCATTCTCTGCCGCAAATGGCTCAACAAATTCGGCTACCTGCCTGACGGATTCGTGGTCGAAGGGCCCAAGGCGGGAGGCCACCTCGGCTTCAAGGCCGAACAGCTTGACGACCCGGACTACCAACTGGAAAAGCTCGTCTCCGAAGTCATTGAAGCGGTCACCCCCTACCGCGAGCAACACCACAAGGAAATTCCCGTCATAGCGGCAGGCGGAGTGTACACAGGCGAGGATATCGCCCGCTTTCTGGAGATGGGCGCTTCCGGCGTCCAAATGGGCACCCGCTTCGTGGCCACCCATGAGTGCGACGCGGACGAGCGCTTCAAACGGGCCTACATCGAGGCCAGGCAAGAGGATGTGACCATCATCAAGAGTCCGGTGGGCATGCCCGGCCGGGCTTTGAAGAACAGTTTTCTCGACGCCGTGTCCACCGGACTGAAGCACCCCAGAAAGTGCGTCCACAAATGCCTGCACAGCTGCGCCGAGGACAAATCCCCCTACTGCATCGCCCAGGCACTGGTGAACGCCTACAAGGGCAAGCTCAAGAACGGCTTCGCCTTTGCCGGGGCCAACGCCTACCTTGTCGACAAGATCGTCACGGTCAAAGAACTCATGAACTCCCTCAAGGACGAGTTCGAGCGCTTTCGCAAATAA